A single region of the Hippopotamus amphibius kiboko isolate mHipAmp2 chromosome 6, mHipAmp2.hap2, whole genome shotgun sequence genome encodes:
- the RSPH3 gene encoding LOW QUALITY PROTEIN: radial spoke head protein 3 homolog (The sequence of the model RefSeq protein was modified relative to this genomic sequence to represent the inferred CDS: inserted 3 bases in 2 codons; deleted 2 bases in 2 codons), giving the protein MQTSCGGRRQAAPGAGEVTALGDTXEALARPWHVTELGARVPGACDRRWTAPERGAEAVAGETAEDGPQETRPATTGPTQAPQTHTQKWGREPXRPPSYPSLRGGQHAALLHAQEPLQGRSRWAESRPEVARRTGLPPTAASRNYPEVPPLDGTLGCWATGAGAFGRLCAARSKQSVAPTSCPGNLPSRPPPFLPPLLASRNPCPWHYLHLCGSRDTLVPTCFEAKLHRNRSGPTPLVASRTLKDCASPAMATYTYTYTSRPRALPCQRRRYRDDLMQPAEEPIRYGNIMYDRRVIRGNTYALQTGLLPGQPDPAEIQRQQQAKRRALAKKRAQEQLRPRTPEPVEGRKHVDVQTELYLEEIADRIIEVDMECQTDAFLDRPPTPLFIPAKTGKDVATQILEGELFDFDLEVKPMLEVLVGKTIEQSLLEVMEEEELANLRASQYAYEELRNVELAEVQRLEEQERRHREEKERRKQQQWQAVHKHNETAQKIAARAFAQRYLADLLPSVFDSLRDGGYFYDPVERDIEIGFLPWLMNEVDKTMEYSMVGRTVLDMLIREVVEKRLSLYERKEDKHSSVKPEDRLGGPGGVREPLAGYELPDYGASRARWPLPDRDSLQRAPYDARYMERLSSQERKLMEEEDEQIEMRKSFGREELLQ; this is encoded by the exons ATGCAGACCAGCTGCGGAGGGCGGCGGCAGGCGGCCCCTGGGGCGGGAGAGGTGACGGCGCTGGGAGACA AGGAAGCCCTGGCCCGGCCCTGGCACGTAACAGAGCTAGGAGCCCGGGTGCCAGGCGCGTGCGATCGTAGGTGGACGGCGCCCGAG AGAGGCGCGGAGGCAGTGGCGGGAGAAACAGCTGAGGACGGTCCCCAAGAAACGAGGCCTGCGACAACGGGGCCAACACAGGCCCCGCAAACCCACACCCAAAAGTGGGGCCGGGAACC CCGTCCACCGTCCTACCCCAGCCTCCGCGGGGGCCAGCATGCCGCCCTCCTTCACGCGCAGGAACCTCTGCAAGGGAGGAGCCGGTGGGCGGAGTCAAGA CCGGAAGTGGCCCGGCGCACCGGCCTTCCCCCAACAGCCGCCAGCCGGAACTACCCTGAGGTCCCACCCCTCGACGGAACCCTGGGTTGCTGGGCAACCGGTGCGGGCGCCTTTGGCAGGCTCTGTGCGGCGCGGAGTAAGCAGAGTGTAGCTCCCACCTCGTGCCCTGGCAACCTCCCGTCCCGCCCGCCTCCCTTCTTGCCGCCACTCCTTGCGTCGCGGAATCCCTGCCCTTGGCACTACCTGCACCTCTGCGGCTCCCGCGACACTTTAGTGCCCACCTGCTTCGAAGCCAAGCTTCACCGAAACCGAAGCGGTCCGACCCCGCTCGTGGCCTCCAGGACGTTGAAGGACTGCGCCTCCCCGGCCATGGCCACCTACACCTACACCTATACCAGCCGGCCCCGGGCCCTGCCCTGCCAGCGCCGCCGTTACCGGGATGACCTGATGCAGCC agCTGAAGAGCCTATACGTTATGGAAACATAATGTATGACAGGAGGGTGATCCGAGGCAACACTTATGCACTACAGACAGGACTACTG CCTGGGCAACCGGATCCTGCAGAGATTCAGAGACAGCAGCAGGCTAAGAGGAGGGCTCTTGCCAAAAAACGAGCCCAAGAACAGCTCAGACCACGAACGCCCGAACCTGTAGAAGGCAGAAAGCATGTGGATGTGCAGACAG AATTATACCTTGAAGAAATTGCTGACCGCATAATAGAAGTTGATATGGAATGCCAAACAGATGCATTTCTGGACAGACCACCAACACCACTCTTTATTCCTGCCAAAACTGGCAAAGATGTGGCCACCCAAATTCTAGAAGGAGAG CTCTTTGACTTTGATCTTGAAGTTAAACCAATGTTAGAAGTTTTGGTGGGAAAGACCATTGAGCAGTCTCTTCTGGAGGTAATGGAAGAAGAGGAGTTGGCGAACCTGCGGGCCAGTCAATACGCATATGAAGAGTTACGCAACGTCGAGCTTGCTGAAGTGCAACGACTTGAAGAGCAAGAGAGACGACACCGAGAGGAAAAG GAACGGCGTAAGCAGCAGCAGTGGCAGGCGGTTCACAAGCATAACGAGACTGCCCAGAAGATCGCCGCCCGGGCGTTTGCACAGCGTTACCTGGCCGACCTTCTCCCTTCTGTTTTCGACAGCCTCAGGGATGGTGGCTACTTTTATGATCCTGTTGAAAGAG ATATTGAGATAGGATTCCTTCCATGGCTAATGAATGAAGTTGACAAAACCATGGAGTACAGTATGGTGGGAAGAACAGTGCTTGACA TGTTGATTCGTGAGGTGGTTGAGAAGAGACTGAGTCTGTATGAGCGTAAGGAGGACAAGCACTCCTCTGTGAAACCTGAGGACAGGCTTGGTGGTCCTGGAGGAGTGAGAGAGCCACTGGCAGGTTATGAACTCCCGGACTACGGTGCCTCACGGGCCCGGTGGCCACTTCCAGACAGAGACTCCCTGCAGAGAGCACCATATGATGCAAGGTATATGGAGAGACTGTCATCCCAAGAAAGGAAGCTTATGGAAGAGGAGGATGAGCAGATAGAAATGAGGAAGTCCTTCGGGAGGGAAGAACTGTTGCAGTAG